The sequence TACGGCCTTTATTTCCATGCGCACAGAGTCAGCCTATCAATTTGGCTTCGTTAAGGTGCCATCGTTGTTTTTTGCCGTTATCAACGTCGTGGTACTGCTAAGCAGTATGCGCAAACCACTCCACAACCTATTTCTATTTATCTTACCGCTTAGCATTACAGCCATACTTATATCAGGCGTAGAGCAAGCCGTAATGAAAACCAGTGAACAGCTTAGCCTGGAAGTTATCTCGCATATTCTGCTGTCTATTCTTGCTTATAGTCTGCTGACCATCGCTAGCCTACAAGCCCTGCTTCTCGCTTATCAAAACTACCAGTTAAAGCACAAACACTTACGCGGTGTGATGGGGCTACTCCCGCCACTGCAAACAATGGAAACCTTACTATTTGAACTGGTTTGGGCGGGAGAAATACTCTTAACGCTTTCAATTATTACCGGTTTTCTATTCACACACAGCTTTTCTGAACAACATCTGTCACATAAAGCCGTATTCTCCATGATATCGTGGCTCATTTACGCCATGCTACTGTGGGGCAAGCAGACACTGGGATGGCGCGGTGCTGCTGCCATTCGTTGGACGCTTGGCGGTTTTGCGGCACTCATGCTCGCCTATTTTGGAAGCAAGCTGGTGCTTGAAATTATTCTTGGGCGCGTCTAGCCACATACTGACTATTCCTACGCACAGCCCCCTTGAACACACCTTAAAAGTCGTTCAAGATAGCCCTACCGCGTATCTACAGGCAAACACTTCATTGGACAGCATTTCCCCGGACCTCCTTATTGGGATTTTGGTCGCCCTTATCGTTCTTTCTGCTTTTTTCTCCAGCTCCGAAACAAGTATGCTTTCGCTCAACCGTTATCGGTTACGGCACCTTGTTAAAAAGAAGCATAAAGGTGCCGTTAGAGCCGCTCGACTACTGGAACGGCCAGACCGACTTATAAGCGTTATTCTTATTGGCAACAATCTCGTAAACATTGTTGCCACACTTATCGCTGGCACCATCACGACCTACTACTTCGGGGAGTGGGCGACGGTATTCGTGTTGCCGATTGTACTCACACTCGTCATTTTGATTTTTGCAGAAGTCACCCCCAAGTCGGCTGCTGCAGTGTACCCAGAAAAAATAGCCTTTCCGGCAACACTCGTTTTAACCCCGCTACTCTTTATACTTTACCCTGCTGTACTTTTGGTCAACGCCATATCCAACGGTATCGCGCGCCTGTTTGGCATGGACCCTTCCCAAGCACGCCGCAGTGACCACTTGCGTATGGAGGAGTTGCGAACGGTCGTTGACGAAGCTGGAGAGCTTATTCCTGACCAACACCAAGGGATGCTACTGAACGTTCTCGACTTAGAGAAAGCGACGGTTGAAGACATTATGGTGCCGCGCAATGAAGTTGAAGGTATAGATCTAGAAAACGACATGAGCGTCATCTTGGCGATACTGCGCTCCACAGAATACACCCGCTTACCCGTCTATGAAGGCAATATTAATAAGGTCGTCGGCATACTGCATATGCGCAGTGCACCTAGATTTTTAAAGGGTGATGACAACCAAATATCACACAGCGATATCCGACAACACTTAACCGACCCTTACTTTATTCCCGAGTCAAACCCTCTTCCCACTCAGTTAATGAACTTTCAAAAAGAAAAGCATCGCATTGCAGTAGTGGTAGATGAGTACGGTGATGTGCAAGGGATAGCAACGCTCGTCGATCTCCTGGAAGAAATCGTTGGCGACTTTAGTACCGACGCTGCAGAGGATGCGTTTGATGGAATAGTAGAGTGTGAAGACGAGTGGTACCTAATTGATGCCTCTGAGTTTATACGTGATGTAAACCGTAATTTAGGCTGGCAATTACCCACAAACGGCCCCAAAACAGTGAACGGTATTATTGTTGAACACCTAGAAAACATCCCAGACGCATGCGTGAGCTTTAAGATAGGTAGCTATCAATTCGAAATTGTAGAACACAGCGAAACACGCATAGAAAAAGCGAAGATACTCGAACTAAGCGCCTAGACCTAAGCACCTCAATGCTACGTTAAGCCATTATTGAAAGGCGATTTCAGGCGCACAGTGATGCGCCCGGCCTATTGTAATACCATAAAAATGTGCCATAAAGTCCACTAGTACTCTCGCGGTAAACCCCCAAATGATATAGCCCTTATATTCATAAACTGGCGCCCAATACTCACGCCCCCTCACCTCAAACACTTCTGTCCTTACTCGCAAATCAGCCTTGAGCACGGCCAGCGGTAGCCAAAAGATATCGGTCAATTCATCAAGATTGGGGGTGAGAAGGCTATCCGCAGGCACCCGACCAATATAAGGCGTTACTCGCATACCCGCGCGAGTATAGCTAGGCGTTAATTCAGCAACAACCTCAACAAACCGAGGGACTAAGCCGACCTCTTCCTCCGCTTCCCTTAACGCGGTATAACGCAAATCAGGATCTCCGGGCTCCCACTTTCCACCCGGAAAAGCAACCTCGCCACTGTGGCTGGACAAGTGCTGGGCACGCAAGGTGAGCAATATTTCTTCCTCGCCCTCGGGCCTATCTGAAATAGCTAATAATACGGCTGCCTGCTGAAATAGAGCGTTACTCATAAACACTTCCACCATTATCCAATGCTGTTATTATCCAACAAATCCGCCCTTTCTCGCCACGCCAAAATTAGCGTCAACTGTACCTAGACACTCAACACCGATCGCCCAGCCCGCGCCAACCAAAAATAACGCTATGTAGATATGGCCGCCAATCCCCCGTGCTGACTGCTTATAACTTATTCGTATAGGTTACCCTATACACATTCCTTATTGATTTTTGGTAGCATGTTTTTCACACAATAAAGAATGGCTCATCAATTTACCAATGGCTTGGTGAAGCAATGAGGTAATCATTAGGGGTAGAGTGCGAAAATGTCTGGCCGGGGGGCCGTTCATTTTTCGTCACTGCCACGTTGTACTTATGGGCGCCACTATTCGTTAAAGGTGCCAGATATTCCGTAAGAGGCAGAAAAAATGAGTGATTGGCCCAATATAGATCAATTGATAAACATGGCAAAACATCAGCCCGAAGCGCTGGAGGCATTTCGTCAAAAAGAAATTAACGCACTAATAACAAGCGCACCAAAAGAGATGCAGCGTCGCCTACAAGGCTTACAGTTCAAAATCGACTGTCAAAGAGAGCTGCATAAAACCCCCATGGGCACCTGTGTGGCGATCTCTAACATGATGCACGATTCAATGTTGCAACTTAATGAGCTGCTGAATAACGAGAATGCTCATACGACATCCACACAATCCGCCACGAATAGCCACACACCTGCGGCGGGGCAACTTATTCCCTTTCCAGCATAACGCTGTCATCTAGTCGCCATAGAGAAAAGGCAGGCTCCTCGTATGGGTGCGCCTGCCTTAACGCCTCGATTACCGCTATTTTACGGCGCCCTTCCAACACCAATTCAACACGATGTTCAGGTACCGTCTGAAGGCTGCCTACCGGGCCAATAAACGGTGCACTACCTTTCATTGGCCGAAACTGACCCTCGCCTAAGATTTGCCAACTACAAGCGTCATAGCTACCAACGCACCCGCCTCCAACGCTAAATATCGCTGCTTTCACCGACTCTGTATAACGCTCAGGAACATAAAAAACTAACTGATAGAGTGCCATTTCGCTCCTTAGGATTTTCCCTCTACTAGATTTAGGGTGTACCATAGCCGCCCGCAATTTCATCCCGCCAGTCTGAGAGTATTATGCGTTTATTTGTCGACAACCTCACCAATGTAGATTTTAGCTATCTCGACGCACAGCGTGGGCTCGTCGGTGAAACTTGGCTCGCCAGTATTGAACTCGACGGTGCGCTAGACGAACAGGGAATGGTGTGTGATTTCGGTATCGTAAAGAAAAAACTTCGCCACTGGCTCGACACGGTTCTCGACCACTGTCTGCTTGTTCCAGAAAAGAGCAGCGCACTCCAACTTCAAACTAAGGACGGCCAGCAGGGTATCAATTGGCACCTTACTACTGGCGAACTACTGAAATGTGCCTCGCCAAACGAAGCCATTACGCTTATCGCAACTGAACAAATCACGCCTACTTCAGTGGCCAACTGGTGCATTGAACAATTGCGTTCAGAATTTCCAGACAGCATTGAGAGCTTAAAGCTCACGTTTACCAATGAAAATATTGATGGCCCTTTTTATCACTACAGCCACGGCCTTAAAAAACATGCGGGGAATTGCCAACGCATTGCGCACGGACACCGGTCTAGAATCGATATTTGGCGTAATGGCTCTTTGAGCTTATGTGATATGGACGCTTGGGCGCTAAAATGGCAGGACATCTATATTGGTACCAAAGAAGACTTATCCCATACCTCAGACTCGGCATTCGATACGGATAACTACGCGTTCACCTATCATTCTCAACAAGGCCATTTCAGCCTATCGCTCCCCAAAACACGCTGCTACTTAATGGCAACCGATACTACCGTCGAATTTATCGCCCAACATATTGCGCTAACACTCAAGCAACAATACCCAGACGACACAATAACGGTAAAAGCATATGAAGGAATCGGTAAAGGCGCTATCGCGCAAGCTTAAAGGTTTCAATAGGCGCTGTGCCACAAGCCGCTCCGTCTTTATAACGAAAAACCACATTTGTAGCCGATACTTCTATGTGCGAAAAGCTAACAGTACGCGCGTCTTCCCTGTGCATACAAATGCTTCTTGCTGAAGGGCATTCGCCATGGTGCTGATGCAAACGATAAAAGCTGTCTACCGTACAATCTTTCGGCTTACCAACCAAAGTACGGTAATCAGAGAGCCTCGATAAAAGCACTTCTTCAAAAAAACGAGCCGACGAAATAATAGGGCTAGCAACTGATTTTTTCTGTAGAGCGCGACCGTCCCACTGCCATAACACAACCGATTGCTGAGCCCCGTCAAACGTCGGCAAAAAAATTAACAAGGAAAACGGTGCGTACTTTGCGAGCGACAAGGTCTTTACCGCACGGTTAATATCTTCAAGTGTTCCAAGTGCCGACAATTCACGTATAACACTGCCACGGGATGTCAATCGGCCTTTCGGTAAGCGGCCTTGATAGAAGTTTAACAACGCCAATGTAATACCCGCCGTATTCACAGCAACCCAAGACCCTTCACCTTCCGGGTCTATAGGCATTAATCGGGAGAAACCAGGCGCGCTGAAGAGTCGAGGCGCAAGAGCGCGCTCACGCGTTATTTGTTCGTCTCGATTAAAAAACACATGGTAGGAGTGCGACTGGTACAACCAACTAATCGTGCACATTTACGCGTTCGTCTTTGCTTGATCTCGCAAAAAAGTTGCTGTGGCGGGCGCCACACCCAAACCGCTATCAATATTTATACACTGTACATTCGCCACCATAGAAATAATGGCGAGATGATGTACCGCATGGCTAGACGCAAAGATTAATTCACGTAATAGGCTCGAACCAACAACCACACTGTTAGTCTCTTCCAAGGCAACCTCTGATTGCACCCAAATGCAGCCGAGAATTCTCTGTTCATCCAAACCTTGCAACCAACACTGCAGTGCTGCAATTTCGCTTTTTGCCATAGCAATATCACGCTCACAACTGGCACCTCGACGACGCTTGTCATAATTAACAAGCGGCCGACTATCGCCACTAATTTCCGTATTATGAGATTCGGCCAGCATTAGCGCTCGATAGATATCAAGTATATGGCGGAAATGAGAACCTAAAGAACTCACCACAACGGGAGGCTGTACCAACGTATAGTGTGTGTCCGTTACTGTGTTAAGTACACCTAGGCATTGCTGTAACGCCTCTTTATTCCCCTTAAGCACCGCGGCAATCACACTATCCATTTAACGACTTCCCACTCTATTTTGCGGTAAAACTGACCGAAGCTGACTATTTTCCGATAGCCAATCAGTCACTATCAATGCAGCAGCACTCGCACATGTTAAGCAGGCCATAATAAAAAGTGCGCCGCCGTCATCGCCAATAATGGTGCCGTTTTCATTAAACACGGGCATCAATAAACCCAAGGGGGTAAACACGTGAAAAACAATGGCACCACACATTATTTCGAATGCAAGCACCGCACCCCAAACCTGTAAGCGGCTAAATAAAAGCAGTGCTGCCACCAATTCCGCCACGCCCACAATGTAGGCTCCGTAGATTCCAAACCACAGGAAGCCAGACCACTCCCCCAAAATACCGAATATATGCTGAGTTTCAGGCGATCCCGAAAATTTAAAGAATAGCGATTGAATAAAAACAAATGCGATCCATACGGATAACAACAACCGATAATGACGATGAATAAAATTCACGTTACGAGCCCCTCTTTAATTCGCCAACCCAAATGCTGAGCATAGCCCAAACCGACGGCACCTTATAACCACGAGTACGCAGCTGGTCACCAATACAAAATAATGTTTTATATTGTACTAACAAGGTGCCTAATGCGTCTCGAAAGCGCGTATTGCTATCCCATATATGGGCTTGCTCACTACTCACACCATTTATTTCAATAATACTAAAATCTATACCGCGCTCAAGTTGCGTAATATTCCGGAACTTAACATCTAAACGGCCATAATAAAATTCAGGCAAGCCCTGCATTAATGAGTCTATTGCCTGTGTTAGCGGTTCAGAAATATAGACGTTGCCATTGCGAAAAATACTCCCCCGACAGTGGCTGCCCGCAAACTCCAAAGACCACTCTTCACCACAAGCAAGTACCTGATCAAGATTCGTTTTGTTCTTTTCACAATGCCGCTTGGCGAGTTTGTGCGCTCTGGGATGAGCATAAATTAATTGTTTAATCGTAGAACAACCATCGCCAACGATAACGGGACGATATTTTAACGCAAGAGAAACAATTTTCCCTTTTTTGTCAGAGGGATTACGAACATAAAAGATACCCGCTTCAGCCGCATAAGGCGCTAGCTTCTGCACCATTAACTCATGTGAAGGTATTACGTTTTCTAAATATTCCTGCAGCTGAGACTCGGTTTGAATTAAGCTAACCCCACTACCTCGGCAGCCCATATCCGGTTTTATCACAAACGGAAGGTCAATTCCTGCTACGCTCGCGTGTCGAATAATCACCGCGCTCTGCTTATTACCGAGATCGCTATCA is a genomic window of Teredinibacter purpureus containing:
- a CDS encoding DoxX family protein, which translates into the protein MNFIHRHYRLLLSVWIAFVFIQSLFFKFSGSPETQHIFGILGEWSGFLWFGIYGAYIVGVAELVAALLLFSRLQVWGAVLAFEIMCGAIVFHVFTPLGLLMPVFNENGTIIGDDGGALFIMACLTCASAAALIVTDWLSENSQLRSVLPQNRVGSR
- a CDS encoding HlyC/CorC family transporter, whose amino-acid sequence is MDSISPDLLIGILVALIVLSAFFSSSETSMLSLNRYRLRHLVKKKHKGAVRAARLLERPDRLISVILIGNNLVNIVATLIAGTITTYYFGEWATVFVLPIVLTLVILIFAEVTPKSAAAVYPEKIAFPATLVLTPLLFILYPAVLLVNAISNGIARLFGMDPSQARRSDHLRMEELRTVVDEAGELIPDQHQGMLLNVLDLEKATVEDIMVPRNEVEGIDLENDMSVILAILRSTEYTRLPVYEGNINKVVGILHMRSAPRFLKGDDNQISHSDIRQHLTDPYFIPESNPLPTQLMNFQKEKHRIAVVVDEYGDVQGIATLVDLLEEIVGDFSTDAAEDAFDGIVECEDEWYLIDASEFIRDVNRNLGWQLPTNGPKTVNGIIVEHLENIPDACVSFKIGSYQFEIVEHSETRIEKAKILELSA
- a CDS encoding NUDIX hydrolase, whose amino-acid sequence is MSNALFQQAAVLLAISDRPEGEEEILLTLRAQHLSSHSGEVAFPGGKWEPGDPDLRYTALREAEEEVGLVPRFVEVVAELTPSYTRAGMRVTPYIGRVPADSLLTPNLDELTDIFWLPLAVLKADLRVRTEVFEVRGREYWAPVYEYKGYIIWGFTARVLVDFMAHFYGITIGRAHHCAPEIAFQ
- a CDS encoding DUF3135 domain-containing protein, producing MSDWPNIDQLINMAKHQPEALEAFRQKEINALITSAPKEMQRRLQGLQFKIDCQRELHKTPMGTCVAISNMMHDSMLQLNELLNNENAHTTSTQSATNSHTPAAGQLIPFPA
- a CDS encoding cytochrome C assembly family protein, whose amino-acid sequence is MFSAITITLYLAAWAFLLHATLRRETLKERRLLVFIALGVLAHFVTAFISMRTESAYQFGFVKVPSLFFAVINVVVLLSSMRKPLHNLFLFILPLSITAILISGVEQAVMKTSEQLSLEVISHILLSILAYSLLTIASLQALLLAYQNYQLKHKHLRGVMGLLPPLQTMETLLFELVWAGEILLTLSIITGFLFTHSFSEQHLSHKAVFSMISWLIYAMLLWGKQTLGWRGAAAIRWTLGGFAALMLAYFGSKLVLEIILGRV
- a CDS encoding 6-carboxytetrahydropterin synthase, with protein sequence MRLFVDNLTNVDFSYLDAQRGLVGETWLASIELDGALDEQGMVCDFGIVKKKLRHWLDTVLDHCLLVPEKSSALQLQTKDGQQGINWHLTTGELLKCASPNEAITLIATEQITPTSVANWCIEQLRSEFPDSIESLKLTFTNENIDGPFYHYSHGLKKHAGNCQRIAHGHRSRIDIWRNGSLSLCDMDAWALKWQDIYIGTKEDLSHTSDSAFDTDNYAFTYHSQQGHFSLSLPKTRCYLMATDTTVEFIAQHIALTLKQQYPDDTITVKAYEGIGKGAIAQA
- a CDS encoding NRDE family protein, giving the protein MCTISWLYQSHSYHVFFNRDEQITRERALAPRLFSAPGFSRLMPIDPEGEGSWVAVNTAGITLALLNFYQGRLPKGRLTSRGSVIRELSALGTLEDINRAVKTLSLAKYAPFSLLIFLPTFDGAQQSVVLWQWDGRALQKKSVASPIISSARFFEEVLLSRLSDYRTLVGKPKDCTVDSFYRLHQHHGECPSARSICMHREDARTVSFSHIEVSATNVVFRYKDGAACGTAPIETFKLAR
- a CDS encoding NGG1p interacting factor 3 protein, NIF3 codes for the protein MALYQLVFYVPERYTESVKAAIFSVGGGCVGSYDACSWQILGEGQFRPMKGSAPFIGPVGSLQTVPEHRVELVLEGRRKIAVIEALRQAHPYEEPAFSLWRLDDSVMLERE
- a CDS encoding ATP-grasp domain-containing protein gives rise to the protein MKESDSKTTAARDWLEQGVNAGLPPLVFKEKTTSFFEFWPVWLMYVPVAVYWLYLSIRYRSLGLPLLANPHIPLGGMIGESKKDIFNQAAPALFKTILPFIVVKPDSDLGNKQSAVIIRHASVAGIDLPFVIKPDMGCRGSGVSLIQTESQLQEYLENVIPSHELMVQKLAPYAAEAGIFYVRNPSDKKGKIVSLALKYRPVIVGDGCSTIKQLIYAHPRAHKLAKRHCEKNKTNLDQVLACGEEWSLEFAGSHCRGSIFRNGNVYISEPLTQAIDSLMQGLPEFYYGRLDVKFRNITQLERGIDFSIIEINGVSSEQAHIWDSNTRFRDALGTLLVQYKTLFCIGDQLRTRGYKVPSVWAMLSIWVGELKRGS